The Sesamum indicum cultivar Zhongzhi No. 13 linkage group LG6, S_indicum_v1.0, whole genome shotgun sequence genomic interval tTGGCGCAGAATattaaaagcaacacctcacttcttctatgttcaaaatgaaagtaaaaaatgttctattgtgacacacacacacaccaccctcacacacacagacatagagacacacccccacacacatacacatacaaacacaccccccccccacacacatacacacacaccccacacacacatacacacacacacacaccgcacacgcacacacacaccccacacacacatacatacacacacacacacacacacaccccacacatacacacacaccccgcacacacacacacacaaaacccccccccccacgcacacacacacacacacaccccacacacacactcataaataatcataaaatatggAGAAACAaaggtgacatcctgcacgagaaaaaagatTGTGCAAATAGTAATGAATACtcagaaattaaattacaatagcaaatgtaacaagacgcagatggcattcatTGGCGCAGaatataaaagcaacacctcacttcttctatgttcaaaatgaaagtaaaaaatgttcTATTgtgacacacatacacaccaccctcacacacacagacatagagacacacccccacacacatacacatacaaacacacccccccccccacacacacacatacacacacacacacaccgcacacgcacacacacaccccacacacacatacacacacacaccgcacatgcacacacacaccccacacacacatacacaccgcacatgcacacacacacacacacactcataaataagcataaaatataGCGAAACAAAGGTGACATCCTGTACGAGAAAAAGAATTCTGTAGATAGTAATGAAAACATAGAAATTAAAGTACAacggcaaatgtaacaagagcAGATGGCATTcattggcgcagaagataaaggaacacctcacttcttctatgttcaaagtgaaagtaaaatatgtactattgtgacacacacacagacataGAGACACAccccccaacacacacacatacacatacagacacacacacaccccctcCCACCCAtacacacactccacacacacacacacatacacatacaaacacacacacacacacaccccacacacacccacaccgcacacacacacacacaccgcacacgcacacacacacacacacacacagatacatgcacacacacacactcacacacttataaataagcataaaatatggCGAAACAaaggtgacatcctgcacgaaaaaaaggattgtgtagatagtaatgaaaacttagaaattaaagtacaacggcaaatgtaacaagacgcaaaTGACATTcattggcgcagaagataaaagcaacacctcacttcttctatatccaaaatgaaagtaaaatatgttctattgtgacacacacacaccccttCACACACAAAGACATAGagacacaccccacacatacacacacatacacatacaaacacacacaccctcccacacacacacacactcacaccccacacacacatacacacacacaccgcacacacacacacactcataaataagtataaaatatggCAAAAGAAAGGTggcatcctgcacgagaaaaaaaattgtgtagaTAGTAATGAagatttagaaattaaaatacaacggtaaatgtaacaagacgcagatggcattcattggcgcagaagataaatgcaacacctcacttcttctatgttcaaaatgaaagtaaaatatgttctattgtgacacatacacacacccccctcacacacacagacatagagacacaccccacacacacacacacacacatacacatacaaacacacacccccccacacacccccccccacacacacacacacacacacacacacacacaccgcacacgcacacacacacaccgcacacacacacacacaccgcacacgcacacacacaccccacccccccacacacacacacacacacaccccacacacacatacacacacacacacacaccccacacacacatacacacacacacacacaccgcacacgcgcacacacacacactcataaataagcataaaatatgTCGAAACAAAGGTGACATCCTGTACGACAAAAAGGATTGTGTAGATAgtaatgaagacttagaaattaaagtacaaccgcaaatgtaacaagacgcagatggcattcgttggcgcataAGATAAAGCAACaactcacttcttctatgttcaaaatgaaagtaaaatattttctaccgtgacacacacaaacctcacacaccccacacacacacacacatccacacaccccacacacacatccacacaccccacacacacaaagacacacatacacacacgcacaGACACAAACCCCCCGCCCAAACACACAGACACCCCGCACACGtttacacatacacacacacccgtaaataagcataaaatatgATGAAACTAAGGTGACaccctgcacgagaaaaaggattgtgCGGATAGTAATGAAGACTTCGAAATTAAagtacacatacacacacaccccccgcacacacacacacacacaccacacacatatacacacacacacaccgcacacgcgcacacacacacacacaccacacacatacacacaccgcacacgcgcacacacacacacacacacccaccccacacacacatacacacacacacaccgcacatgcacacacacacacacactcataaataagcataaaatatggCGAAACAAAGGTGACATCCTGTacgagaaaaaggattgtgtagatagtaatgaaaacttagaaattaaagtaaaacggcaaatgtaacaagacgcagatggcattcaggcgcagaagataaagcaacacctcacttcttctatgttgaaaatgaaagtaaaatatgttctaccgtgacacacacatatccacacacacacacaccctcccacacatacacaccgcacacacacacaccccccccccccccccNNNNNNNNNNCACATACGAACACACACatcgcacacacacacacactcgtaaataagcataaaatagGTGActtcctgcacgagaaaaagggttgtgtagatagtaatgaagacttagaaattgaagtacaacggcaaatgtaacaagacgcagatgtcATTCATTgacgcagaagataaaagcaacacctcacttcttctatgttcaaaatgaaagtaaaatatgttctattattacacacgcacacaccatacacacacacacacagacatagagacacaccccacacacacacacacacatacacatacacatacaaacacacactgcacacacacacacacccacacacacatacacacacacacaccgcacacgcacacacacacacctataaataagcataaaacaTGGCAAAACTaaggtgacatcctgcacaagaaaaagaattgtgtAGATAgtaatgaagacttagaaattgaagtacaacggcaaatgtaacaagatgcagatgacattcgttggcgcagaagataaaagcaacacctcacatTATTGTAAATCATTGAACATGCATCAAGTTAGGTAAGCATTCTTCATCTCAATTTACCGTTAGCATATTAATAACTTCTTGATTCAACTACAATtaacaatcaaataaaagtgTGTCACAATCATTCGCAACAAATCCATCATTCTTATTCGTTCAACAATCAAATTGAagtatatcataattattcaCCATACGTATCACACACACCATACAGAAAAACACATACCAACAATTTCTCATGACCAAAAAGTGTAATCTAGTTAAGCACATCGCAACTTCATgtcaaatttacaaataaatacagggtattaaaaattgattgaattgtattttaaattttgaaataactaaaaaactctaattttttcccttttatgtgGTCATAAATACTATGCTGGAGTATtaaataccaatttttttacagAGTGTATAATTGCCTACGACAGTATAATATATCGGcaaaatcttgaatttatcttattgggtaaaatatgaatttcttatgagatgaaatataattatggatGGAGTGCTATATTCGGTGGTATCATAAGATATTATCATTAGGGGATGCCACATTGAATCGTATCAAAGCATATTATCATTAAAGAGTGTGACCACTgagtcaataataaaaaaattgtaatatatgtatttatattaaaattttaatgatcgAGAGTAAGATAACAGTTATAACATTTTAAGTAAGAACACATCTGAACATATTTGCTGTATAATaactatttcaaatttgaaacatataaaataaaaataaaatcaaacaattatAGCATGCCAtcttatccatttttctttttacaacatctcttcaatttttttactactttctatttttattaactttcaATATTCCCAATCAACGTGTATCGGAGTTCATCACACTTATTATGGTAACAtgatttttgctaatatcctTAGATCAAATGCAGATTAACCTGCAAAACAGATATTAGAATTTCAATACTTCAATCGATAACAATCTTACTGAATGAATAAAGGAAGAACTTGaaataaagtgagaataatgatTGAATATAATGATGGAATGCTAAAATCCGTGTTGAGTGCAAAAGTGAACTTAAAAGTAGCTAAAgtttgagagaaaataagtGTGGAAATATGAGAGACTTAGTTACCAAAATAACTGCATAATGCCTTAATTTAGCGCAAATTATATACCGTCGGAAAGTTGCACGTATTAgctaaataacaaaaacagaaTAGAAAGTTGGACTTATCTGCAAAGAGTTATGATCATTTGAAGGGGTCTTGACCAATTAACCAGATAATTTGGAAATCCGTTACCTACTGCTTGAAAAGTTGACTTCAATCGATCTAAGTGGAATTAGTTGAAGATTTTTTAGTTTGACCTGTCTTATGATGTCATGGGCACAACTGATGTATCACCCTAATTGTATGTTGAGTCATCCTATTGAATTGAGCTCATTTTTAGAGCTTTCCAAGTTAGTAAGAACAGACAAACTAtagatttgatattttgctCGTGGAGGCCTACTTGGTGCCGGCTTACCTTCTTAATTCTAGacttgtaaaatttttaaggGGACATCATTAGTATTTTCGACTTccacttattttcttttgtctcaataacttctttattttaaaatcttttattttttttttttgtaaaaagaatatacattttaaaaattaatgaaatatttaagttaTTGAATCAAATATGCCGTCATGTTTGGGTGTGCCATGCGTACTAAAAAAAGTagtgataattatacttacaccttCTAATTCACAGTCCGTTTACTTAAAAATCACtctgacacaaaaaaaaatgaagttaatttgtgtaataatattgaCGTTTTGGgggatgtatgtgtaattttaaaagaaataatgatggcttttataaataatattgacgtTCTTCATGGTATGTtgtatacaaaaaaatatgaataatttatataaataaattataaattgggAGTGTAAATATAAGTAATATCGGATATCCattatattcttaaaaatagaaaatgttaaataaaaaacagtaGGGAAATCCCAATCCACAAGAGCCCATGGGCCCGTTTTCAAATAACGGAGGCCCATATCAATCTGTCCAGAAATGCTGATGAAAACCCGGCAGCCCATTTAACAGCACCTCCGACTATATGCAGCATTACAACGCGGACCCCCGAAACCCTAGCAATTCTGCCTCCGCCTTTGTTAACGTTCACTTCTCCGCCACCGAGGAAAAGTCGTAGCCGCCGGTAAACCTCGTCGTAAGCTCTCTTGTTTCTTATGATTCCCGCACTTTTGGTAGTGGGCAAAAGATGATATTTTGAGCTTTTGATGAGGAAGCttttgtacaattattttGAGCGAACTGAATAATTACCCATGTTCTTCGTTTCTACATTTAGCTCATTAATCTACCTAGTTTGACGACATGTACATGAGATTCTgtggattttcttttcttttctccttctcaTATAGTTTATGCGCTATTTTGACATGCGTGCAAATATTGTTTTCATTAGCGGTTGATTATGGTGGTGCACAGTCATCAAATGAGTTGCTTGAAATTTGATGGTTTAGTTATTGAttcatcatttattaatttgtgcATCTTGATTTGGTTGGAGCAGTTGGTGACTTAGCAAAGATGAGCCTGATTTCTCAAAATGCTGTACCTAAGGAGCcggtgaagaagaaaaagaaggcgATGAAGAAAGGCGAGATTGCGCTTCTTGAAGAGGGTAAAGAAGAGGTTGAAGATGGAAACGAGATTGTTTTGGATGGTACGAGGAAtcagaagagaaagagagggcAGAAGGATAATGATGAGCTAATGGAAGCTGAGGAGAAGGAAATGACGAAGCTAGAGAACTTTTTGTTTGGCCCTTTGTATACTCCGGTTGAGTTCCGCaaggatgatgaagatgaggCTGGAGAGGAGTTGGACAATGATTGTGCATTGTTTTTCACTGATAGAACAGCAAACAGTGTGTTGTCTGTGTATGAGGAGGACATGGATTCTGGAGATAAAAGTACTGAGGGACAGGAAAGCCGTCAAAGGAAAAAGGTCTGGGTTGATGATGAAGAggataaaattagaataaatataGCTAAAGTCAACAGATTGAGGAAGCTTAggaaagaagaggatgaaactTTTATTTCTCGCTCTGAGTACGTGGCAAGATTGCGAGCTCAGCATATAAAGATGAATCCAGGCACTGAATGGGCACGTCTCGATGACCAGCCAAGAAATTATAGTTCTGATGATGAGGATTCAGAGAAAGAAACTGGGGTGGTGGTAGCCGGTGGTTATGAGGATCCCAAAGATGCAGATAATATCCTCAGAATAAATGAAGACCTTGTCGTAAAGAGGAGCATGAAATTATTACCTGGATTTCTTGAGTACTCGAGACTGGTTGATGCTAATATGAAAGATCCTTCCAGTAGTACTGTTAATTCTGTTCAGTTTCACAAGAATGGACAGTTGTTCCTTGTTGGTGGAAAGGATAAACGATTAAGATTCTTTCACATTGACGGCAAAAAGAATGACATGTTGCAGAGCGTCTTCTTTGAGgattatcaaatttacaagGCTGCTTTCTTACCAGAGGGATCACATGCTATACTATCAGGCAGACGCAAGTTTTTTTATACCTATGATTTAGTTAAGGACAGGGTAGATAAAATAGGCCCCCTTGCAGGAAGGGAGGAAAAGAGCTTGGAATCCTTCGAGGTTAGTCCTGATTCTAAGACTATTGCATTTCTTGGCAATGAAGGGTATATCCTAATAGTTTCAACAAAGACGAAGGAACTCATTGGAACACTGAAAATGAATGGAACCGTCCGATCAGTAGCATTTACTAATGATGGTCAGCAACTGCTGAGCTCCGGTGGGGATGGGCAAGTTTACCACTGGGACATGAGAACGAGGTCTTGCTTCCACATAGGTGTTGATGAAGGTTGCCTAAATGGTACAGCCCTTTGTACTTCCTCTGTTGGGAACTTATTTGCAGCTGGTTCAGACAGTGGGATTGTGAACATCTACAATAGAGAAGAATTCTTGGGCGGGAAGAGGAAACCACTCAAAGCTATTGAGAACTTGACTACTAAGGTGgattttatgaaattcaaTCATGATGCTCAAATTTTGGCCATCATTTCCCGCATGAAGAAGAATAGCATGAAGCTGATCCACGTTCCATCACTTACTGTTTTCACAAACTGGCCTCCCGCTAATCAGACATTGCACCACCCAATGTGTGTGGACTTTAGCCCTCGTGGAGGTTTTATGGCACTGGGAGATGCTGGCGGGAGAGTATCGTTGTACAAGCTGCACCATTACCATCAGGCATAGTAAGTGTAAAACCTTAGCTTGTCATTTTTACGATAAGAGCCCACCATGTGTGCGGAGATTTGTGATCAAGTAATTGTGATAGTGCATCGTCATGGTTTTTGCAGGCAAGGATTAGgattattattcatttcatCCTCTGTATTAGTGCTTTGAGTTCAATTCAGAGACTAGGCTCCCAAAGTAAGGTTTTCCATCTTGGTCCCTCTACAGCATGGGGAAGAGCTAATTTTGTTGTTCGATTTGAGTCATTCCAAAAGTTTGGACGCACTTCATAAATGGAAATGGAATTAAGAAACAAGAATCATTTATACACAAAGGGATTGTATTCACTTATATCAATCTAACGCTTACTTTTATGGTAAACTTATGCCTGGTTATTGGGCAAAATTTAGAAAGGACAACCGAGTTGAGGAGCCACAAATTTACATGAAAGAGCAGCGGTTTACAGGCACCTCTGATATAGTTCTACACAATAAGATGAATAATAGCAATCTCGTGCTTCAAAGGGACATCCCTGACTCCTCATCCTCTTCAAGACTAGAGGTGTAGATAAAGTAGAGAGACCAAATCAAAGCAAAAACACCCAAAAGGATCCACCCCAATAGGTTGTTGCTTAGCCCAAACGGCAGCCCTGTTCCTTCTGTGCTCATTCTCTCATCCACCAGAGCCATCGCGGCCGGGCTTGACACGGCTGCAGCACAAGCAGCCACTGCAAGTGAAGCTCCCATCCCAAGAACTTTTGACTCACCTTCTTCTGGCTTTCCCACCGTGGAGCACCTCACTCTTCCAACTTTCTTCGACATCAATGGCAACCCTGACACCGAGTATGccattacatttttaaatattaccaACTTCTCAAATGTATTAGAGTAACATataaatgttataaatttgaaagaagTTACCTAAATTGCAGGAGAGTTATGGGAACAAAATTTGGTCACTGTTCTGATCAATACGATTAGGGGGGAGCAGAGGGATGGTGGTTCTTACCAAGAATGGATAAGGGGCGCACGGCGGACTCCTTCCCTAGGACGGCGGCGCGTGCGATTGATGAAGTTGTGGTGCAGGCAAAGATGGTGGCCGCCATCttttatttgatcaaaagTCTCTGCAATGGCGCAGGCGCGGGTGGAATAGAAGTTTGTAGTGCGTTAGGTAGCGTCAGTTTAGgcctcaaattcaattaatatctGTGTTTGTCAAATGTGGTTACAGTGAGTGAACCACACAACTCGGGATAGATGGATTGCCCTTCATCTGTAATGACGCAACCACATTTTGCCACGTGGCGCGGAATCTCTGCGCACGCGATGGCTTCTTTGGTACTGGCCCAGGTGCACAGCACCGGAGGCCTCGGTGCTTGACTCGCCTTACTTATGCGTACCAACAATAACTTTTGTAGCAATAAATACGAAATAGAtgtttgggtaaattatatttgcaatttgaattatgttcgattttaattttattttttcaataatttatcatattaatttgcaaatttgttttttctatatatgatcattttttgtttgattttctattgaaaaatattatatgctaaacttatgtaaaaattatcacataattcttaaatatcacatgtacaCTGCGTGTGATGTCTTTTCGACAAAAAACTTGGTTGAAATAAtgcaaaatttcattaaattgaGATTatagttgataaaaaaaaaaaggaattaaatGCTCATACGGCTCCTCTCTTATGTGCATAAAGAGAATAATgcaaaaaagatgaaaatattctCATTATGGACTGAGCAGGGCTAGTTTTTTTACAAGAAATCTCTAGCCAACCTTCCTGCAAGAGATCTTTTCTTAACATCAAGCGTGTTGGGACTAGATAGAGAGCCTAAAAACGATTATAATTCGGATGACGAAATATAACTAactctaaatattttatcaaaaaatagaaaaatttaaaaaaaatcctatgAAACGCAAAAATTAGTaggaaaatcaacaaaaattcgGATTTcgaatgaaattatataatttgtaattatttaaataatattgtcattTACTCTATAATTGGATAAATtgacatataaaaaaatctgaaaaaagCCCAAATGTCCTCAGGTACTGAACAATTAAATGGGTTTGGAAGGGCTGGACCCGACCTCCGAAAAATAACCTGATCATAGTGACTCAATTTGAAAATGTTCACATTTTTTagattgattaataatttacaaacaaatatttaacttgATTAAGTTGAAGATTTCATATATCTGAACTCGTTTTCATTGAAAAATCTaaactcaaaatttaaaattaaatgcagTGGGTAGCATAAAGAAAATCCAAAGTACAATTAGGCCATATTGCCCAAAACGCCCTCACATTCTAACATTGGCATGAATATCAGTTGATgtaagtgattttttttttatttaaattatatttgatggaatcaaattttatatttatatattttttatgtaattaattcagaTGGATGGAGCCAGTTGGAATTTCAGTGACGCAACATTGCATGAACTTAGCAGTGAGCACTACTCCTTTCGGCCTGCATTTCGTACTTATCATCTACAATAAAGTCGGCCCACCTTCACCATCTCCAGCCATGCATATCAGCTACCGAGGCGGAGTTCCCATCAATGGCCCCTCCACCCTCACAATCCAAGTTTCTTCATTTATCACTTTCACCCCGCATATACTTGTAACCCGTACCAAAATATCAAGATTGATTAGCACTTTCCACCTTGGACGTTCACTGAGTTGATTCAGCTACTGTAAGCTGTAAAAGGGTAAGGTCTGAACTTCCTCTTTTTTGTCCTCAAGAAATGATTGATTATTGGTTGATGGAGGGGGTTTGGGCTGAAGGAATTCAGTTGTAAGATGGCTGAGGAGGATGGGTTCATCGTGGAAGCTCAGATGTCTTTCAAGAAGAAAGGTGCGGTTTCGAGGAGCTGGATGGTGTTGGACGGTAGTGGGCAGGGGGTGGTTTTGGATTTGGATAAGTATGATATCATGAGAAGAGTGCCCATAAATGCCAGAGACCTTCGAATTCTGGACCCTTTGTTGTCTTATCCTTGTGCGATTCTGGGAAGGGAAAAGGCAATTGTCCTCAACTTGGAGGTAGATTTGACAAGATTCTCCTCTACATCTTTCTACCTTGCTTGCTTCTTTGTTTTGACGGAAAATCTGATTAGAATTCATAATTGCAGCACATCAAGGCAATCATAACAATTGATGAGGTAAGTAGTTGAAGGTTCTTGCTGATGTTTGATGCGAATAGTGATAGCAAGGATGGATGATTTTTACTGTGTTTGTTTATAAGCAGGTATTACTAAGGGATCCTCTTGATGACAATGTCTTACCAATTGTTGAAGAGCTCCAAAGGCGGTTGCCGTTGGCGATTGGCCGTGgtgaaggagaagaagaagagttgCCTGAATCACGAAATAGTGAAGCTGGAACTGAGCAACAAACTGGTATTCTGCAAAGATTTGCTTCTTTTCGTTGCTGTTTTTCTATCTATGATTATAAGTACTGTGCTATTACTTGATGTTAGTGAGAGTAACTCATGACAGTTTAATTGAGTGATGTTTCGTCGTAGAGTTCCCGTTTGAATTCCGAGCTCTAGAAGTAGCATTAGAAGGTATATGTAGCTCTCTTGATGCTCAAACTAGAGAATTGGAGGTTGCTGCTTATCCTGCTTTGGATGAGCTGACTGCTAAGGTGATTGGATTTATCCTCCTCTGTTTCAATTGCATTTTAATGTTGGATGTTTCCGTCCCTCCAGAATACAGCAGCCTAATATTCACCGAAAATTTGAGATTCTTGTACGCATATGTTGCTCATAAGATGCATTTTCTGTGAGCTTCGTTGTTATGTTTACAATCAATAAACTTATCTCCATGGTAGTGGGATTTATGATTATAGTTAATATTTCGTAGTAAACTTGTTATAATCGTATATGCAGACAAGCAGTCGAAACTTGGATCGTGTGAGAAAATTGAAGAGTTCTATGACAAGATTAACGAGTCGGGTTCAGAAAGTACATCTCTGTTCCTATATTACCGATCAAGATTTGAGGGGTGGTGTTGGAGATTACTTGTCTTGTTTAATGTTTCCAGGTAAGGGACGAACTAGAGCAGCTTCTGGATGACGATGACGACATGGCCGACCTTTATTTGTCAAGAAAATCTGCCGTGTCAGCTTCCTCACCCACCGATTTTGGAAATGCCAAGTGGCAGCTGACAGCCGATGAATCCCCAACAATAAGCTCAAAGATATCCAGGAATAGCAGCAGGACAAGTGCAGTCACCAGTAGTCAAGAGGAAAATAACGTCGAGGAACTTGAAATGCTGCTTGAGGTTGTCTGTTCGTTTTACTGCAAGAAACTGAAGTTCTTCTCTTCATACTTTCATAGTAAAATCATTAATAATGTATATCTGCTGTGTTTCGCAGGCTTACTTTGTACAAATCGAAAGCACAATGAATAAGCTGACCACGGTATGCCAATCCATTACTCCAGTGTTTGTGAGTACTATGCAGTAGTCTGAATATTCAGATCTCTTTCTTCTCATTGCAGTTGCGAGAATACATTGACGACACAGAAGATTACATCAATATTCAGGTAACGTTAAGTTTCAGACCGCCAACATCGATGTTTTACTAGATTTCTAGCAAGAACCGGGACATATACTCTGCATTTGACAAAGCTGTCTTTTCCATCGCAGCTAGACAATCATCGGAATCAACTTATTCAGGTCTAGCAACTCTTCCTACTCATCTACATCTTCATATCCTTTCGTCCTAGGCTCATGATCTCCACAATATTCATGCAGCTAGAACTGTTCCTAAGTTCCGGGACTGTGTGTTTGTCTATGTACTCTTTAGTTGCAGCCATATTCGGGATGAACATTCCGTATCCATGGAGGGAAAACCATGGCTACCTGTTTAAATGGGTAATACACATCTGCAAATTCTCTCCATGCAGGTGAATAAGAGCAGTTCATCATGGTGTTAATGCATTACTTCTTGTGTAGGTGGTGATGCTTACTGTACTTGCTTGTGGATCGTTTTTCTTGTCGATAATCACATATGCTCGTCACAAGGGTCTTGTTGGTTCTAATTGAACACACTATGTTCGTTGAAAAAGGCAACGCAACCCCCTGAACTAAAAACGACGAAAAAAGGCAATGCGGTAAGCTTCGTCTCATGGGGATTTTTGCGGTATTAGTGTTTTAAGAAGGGGGTGAAATGCAATTAACTCCTCAATTTCTACGTCGTAGACCTAAAGTTATGTAGATTGGGGTTAATTTGgatcttttttattgtaaaatgaCGTtgcatcttatattttattttatatatacatgagacatgaataaatgtattttatttatatgatctgtatgtattaaatataagggtaaattataactatattttttaaaatttatcataattacctCAATAGCcgtatattaaattttaaggaaGATAGCCgtaatttttcctaaatataCTACAAAATGCAAGATggacaataattttgaaataaatgacAGGGACTGGATTGCAAATATACGAAATTGACGGTGTTTTTGGCTGCGGCAGCAAAATGTTGTCTATTTTTGTCCGAATTAATGTCCTTGGCCATGAGTTGgtccaatttaaatttgaaactttcatGTCAACATAAAtgcta includes:
- the LOC105165329 gene encoding U3 small nucleolar RNA-associated protein 18 homolog isoform X1, whose translation is MSLISQNAVPKEPVKKKKKAMKKGEIALLEEGKEEVEDGNEIVLDGTRNQKRKRGQKDNDELMEAEEKEMTKLENFLFGPLYTPVEFRKDDEDEAGEELDNDCALFFTDRTANSVLSVYEEDMDSGDKSTEGQESRQRKKVWVDDEEDKIRINIAKVNRLRKLRKEEDETFISRSEYVARLRAQHIKMNPGTEWARLDDQPRNYSSDDEDSEKETGVVVAGGYEDPKDADNILRINEDLVVKRSMKLLPGFLEYSRLVDANMKDPSSSTVNSVQFHKNGQLFLVGGKDKRLRFFHIDGKKNDMLQSVFFEDYQIYKAAFLPEGSHAILSGRRKFFYTYDLVKDRVDKIGPLAGREEKSLESFEVSPDSKTIAFLGNEGYILIVSTKTKELIGTLKMNGTVRSVAFTNDGQQLLSSGGDGQVYHWDMRTRSCFHIGVDEGCLNGTALCTSSVGNLFAAGSDSGIVNIYNREEFLGGKRKPLKAIENLTTKVDFMKFNHDAQILAIISRMKKNSMKLIHVPSLTVFTNWPPANQTLHHPMCVDFSPRGGFMALGDAGGRVSLYKLHHYHQA
- the LOC105165329 gene encoding U3 small nucleolar RNA-associated protein 18 homolog isoform X2 gives rise to the protein MSLISQNAVPKEPVKKKKKAMKKGEIALLEEGKEEVEDGNEIVLDGTRNQKRKRGQKDNDELMEAEEKEMTKLENFLFGPLYTPVEFRKDDEDEAGEELDNDCALFFTDRTANSVLSVYEEDMDSGDKSTEGQESRQRKKVWVDDEEDKIRINIAKVNRLRKLRKEEDETFISRSEYVARLRAQHIKMNPGTEWARLDDQPRNYSSDDEDSEKETGVVVAGGYEDPKDADNILRINEDLVVKRSMKLLPGFLEYSRLVDANMKDPSSSTVNSVQFHKNGQLFLVGGKDKRLRFFHIDGKKNDMLQSVFFEDYQIYKAAFLPEGSHAILSGRRKFFYTYDLVKDRVDKIGPLAGREEKSLESFEVSPDSKTIAFLGNEGYILIVSTKTKELIGTLKMNGTVRSVAFTNDGQQLLSSGGDGQVYHWDMRTRSCFHIGVDEGCLNGTALCTSSVGNLFAAGSDSGIVNIYNREEFLGGKRKPLKAIENLTTKVDFMKFNHDAQILAIISRMKKNSMKLIHVPSLTVFTNWPPANQTLHHPMCVDFSPRGGFMALGDAGGRVSLYKLHHYHQA
- the LOC105165330 gene encoding photosystem II reaction center W protein, chloroplastic-like, which codes for MAATIFACTTTSSIARAAVLGKESAVRPLSILGLPLMSKKVGRVRCSTVGKPEEGESKVLGMGASLAVAACAAAVSSPAAMALVDERMSTEGTGLPFGLSNNLLGWILLGVFALIWSLYFIYTSSLEEDEESGMSL